The following are encoded in a window of Candida dubliniensis CD36 chromosome 4, complete sequence genomic DNA:
- a CDS encoding uncharacterized protein (conserved hypothetical protein;~possibly fungus-specific) has translation MYIESSINEKYIRTLNFGCFPKNVLEFQQSQDYFQQLIFIDYQLQLLIDNEFFQNELLPISLLSENNVSANEKLQQLINYSNSISLNYENTPKSYDEKLYYATLMSHLYYLQDNLFEVNKHLNLVKVSYQARSNNQIETVSSASSVSFNQIEFIEYLTTRYYVLFGLSAGNNGVNVWLEYLQNFKTPFNKSQVIANHWLDLLFGKLALELSQQGTIPFSFINHVKNLSLSKNKLALIAFSNYLLRPENSSIINASFKQDYTVFLTTEIEESILVKSQFPNANTANNDESQDINNFINNLYESLSYVPFNLSILKPSLSKRYLLNATLKTFQSKIILSNLIYTLIDLNEYDEALAAFTTYIDYLEKDEELKDGYIDDILSIIDTFSTCIIHFNPLKSFKSSNKFKHNDDSLVFQQLKKFVTLLQKYLNELQKLIDLTYDEEEEEEESGNGNGKTTAAGDKNPLSFLYRKYNLNILQSDNTQFIELISKAWYAIGYYYYYLSSYESSNQNILQHNISMVLKTYKNSLIVNSTGNVLYLFSYALALANSGSLKPALKLSKFILKKFPESFKTWNLLVLLLSSFDNDNSDTNKPIASHTSVNILPDELTNGNGANGGLTANGSNDNKSKLREPEKFISKALNIAGLYILKHRQRNIKLTVETKYEILQLKLTQLAVLESIHGSQYMIDYLSEVFVLYHELFEVNLSSNSNKNAAIQSSRQFGASDKWSHRPSFIDPSPNAKKNPHHSNKEIDELQFFDAPKLSINNDGDSITELNKKQSRTGSISGGSRVEKLKRLSTTISSKEGPISRRGSLLYNSVQQKIRKSDSKSTVNKSFAVDNSGSQQQQLEDENSHFDQPKLPLHPPEQHLSKPSKPAYIKDPPRRQHDNLIERKILQQVWLWTARVFLKVGLIDECEQCIVEAETIYEPNFKTYTALGFLTSKSRKFLSLQEFERSLEILTKKDNSLSSYNKYNSKYDYGLTLLGLSKLFLIDDDPKNSLFISTKDLNSGIIRLKNLLEDYSLTWPYGYNNPEIWFYLSKIYEFIDDKILLTKSLWRCIELEDKRPVREFIFDEL, from the coding sequence ATGTACATTGAAAGTTCAATCAACGAAAAATACATTCGTACATTGAATTTTGGGTGTTTCCCTAAAAATGTGTTGGAATTCCAACAATCACAAGATTATTTCcaacaattaatatttattgattatcaattacaattattaatagataatgaattttttcaaaacgAATTATTGCccatttcattattatcagaGAATAATGTATCAgctaatgaaaaattacaacaattgatcaattattcaaattcaataagTTTGAATTATGAAAATACTCCAAAAAGTTACGACGAAAAATTGTATTATGCTACATTAATGTCACATTTATACTATTTACAAGATAACTTATTTGAGGTGAATaaacatttgaatttggtCAAAGTATCTTATCAAGCAAGATCTAATAATCAAATCGAAACAGTATCTTCAGCATCATCAGTTAGTTTCaaccaaattgaatttatagAGTACTTAACAACCAGATATTATGTTTTATTTGGATTGAGTGCGGGGAACAATGGAGTAAACGTTTGGTTAgaatatttacaaaattttaaaaCCCCATTCAATAAGTCCCAAGTAATTGCTAATCATTGGCTAGATTTGTTATTCGGTAAATTAGCTTTGGAATTATCTCAGCAGGGGACTATTCCGTTTTCATTTATCAATCATGTAAAGAATTTGTCATTGtctaaaaacaaattggCTTTGATTgcattttcaaattatttattacgTCCAGAAAATAGTAGTATAATCAATGCCTCATTCAAACAGGATTACACAGTGTTTTTGACTACAGAGATTGAAGAAAGCATTTTGGTTAAAAGTCAATTTCCTAATGCAAATACAGCTAATAACGATGAATCACAagatatcaataattttattaataatctTTATGAATCATTAAGTTATGTGccatttaatttatctatTTTGAAACCATCACTATCAAAACGTTATCTTTTAAATGCTACATTGAAGACTTTCCAAAGCAAGattattttatcaaatttaatctatacattaattgatttgaatgaatATGACGAAGCTTTAGCAGCATTCACCACctatattgattatttggaaAAAGATGAGGAATTGAAAGATGGGTATATTGACGatatattatcaataatcGATACGTTTAGTACTTGTATTATCCATTTCAACCCATTGAAAAGTTTTAAATCTAGTAACAAATTTAAACATAACGATGATTCATTagtttttcaacaattgaaaaaatttgtcACATTATTGCAAAAATACTTGAATGAActtcaaaaattgatagATTTAACGTATgatgaggaagaagaagaagaagaaagtgGAAATGGCAATGGCAAAACCACTGCTGCAGGCGATAAAAACCCATTGTCATTTCTTTATCGTAAATACAATTTAAACATTTTGCAATCAGACAACACccaatttattgaattaatttcaaaagcTTGGTATGCAATTggttattactattattacttGTCGTCGTATGAATCgtcaaatcaaaatattttacaaCACAATATCTCAATGGTTTTGAAAACTTACAAGAATAGTTTAATTGTTAATTCGACAGGTAATGTGCTTTATTTGTTTAGTTATGCCTTGGCATTAGCTAATTCTGGTTCTTTAAAACCAGCATTAAAATTGagtaaatttattttaaaaaaattcccAGAATCGTTCAAGACATGGAATTTGTTGGTATTATTGTTGTCTAGTTTTGACAATGATAATAGCGATACCAATAAACCCATTGCAAGCCATACTAGTGTGAATATTTTACCCGACGAATTAACAAATGGAAATGGCGCCAATGGTGGCTTAACAGCAAATGGCAGCAACGataataaatctaaatTGAGAGAACCAGAGAAATTTATTAGCAAGGCATTGAATATTGCTGgattatatattttaaaaCATCGTCAACGTAATATTAAATTGACGGTCGAAACCAAATATGAAATCTTGcaattaaaattaactCAATTGGCAGTATTAGAGTCGATTCATGGATCACAATATatgattgattatttatcTGAAGTGTTTGTGTTGTATCATGAATTGTTTGAAGTCAATTTGAGTAGCAATAGTAATAAGAATGCAGCAATTCAATCTTCGAGACAATTTGGAGCTTCTGATAAATGGTCACATCGTCCAAGTTTTATTGATCCTTCTCCTAATGCGAAAAAGAATCCACACCATAGTAACAAAGAAATAGATGAGttgcaattttttgatGCACCCAAGTTACtgattaataatgatggtgATTCGATTACTGAGTTGAATAAGAAACAAAGTAGAACTGGGTCAATCAGTGGTGGTAGCAGAGtcgaaaaattgaaaagacTCTCTACAACTATTTCATCAAAAGAGGGACCAATTAGCAGACGAGGGTCATTACTTTATAATAGTGTTCAACAGAAAATCCGTAAATCTGATTCCAAATCTACAGTGAACAAATCTTTTGCAGTAGATAATAGTGGATcacaacagcagcaactaGAAGACGAAAATTCACATTTTGACCAACCAAAATTGCCATTACATCCTCCGGAGCAACATTTATCAAAACCACTGAAACCAGCATATATCAAAGACCCACCACGTCGTCAAcatgataatttaattgaacgGAAAATATTACAACAAGTTTGGTTATGGACGGCAAGAGTATTTTTGAAAGttggattaattgatgaatgtGAACAATGTATTGTTGAGGCGGAAACTATTTACGAACCTAATTTTAAAACGTATACTGCTTTGGGATTTTTAACTAgtaaatcaagaaaatttttatcattacaagaatttgaaCGATCATTAGAGATATTAACCAAGAAAGATAATTCATTGTCGTCatataataaatacaaTAGTAAATATGATTATGGATTAACTTTATTGGGATTActgaaattatttttaattgatgatgaccCTAAgaattcattatttatatcGACCaaagatttgaattcaGGAATAATTcgattgaaaaatttattagaaGATTATTCATTGACTTGGCCCTATGGATATAATAATCCAgaaatttggttttatttaAGTAAGATttatgaatttattgatgataaaatattattgacAAAAAGTTTATGGAGATGTATTGAATTGGAAGATAAACGACCAGTTAGGgaatttatatttgatgAGCTTTAA
- a CDS encoding DNA mismatch repair protein, putative (Similar to S. cerevisiae MLH1;~In S. cerevisiae: required for mismatch repair in mitosis and meiosis as well as crossing over during meiosis; human homolog is associated with hereditary non-polyposis colon cancer) — protein sequence MTEPTCTIKRLDESVINKIAAGEIIIQPANALKEMLENSIDAKATMIEILVKDGGLKLLQITDNGHGISKVDLPLLCERFATSKLSKFEDLESIATYGFRGEALASISHISRLSVITKQPDSKVAYKAYYMNGQLCSSNFKPSNTNVEPKPIAGKDGTQIIVEDLFYNIPSRLRGLKSKSDEFAKILDIVGRYAIHCETVGFSCKKYGDPLQQVNTRPSMPIKERIRVVYGSGIANELLEIDGISNGELGLVKVSGVMTNANYNNKKKIQPIFFINHRLVTCEPLKRAINAVFSYFLPKGSHSFYYLSLEIKPENLDVNVHPTKREVRFLNEDEIIDIIVSEIHTKLSSVDTSRKFKTQSIITKRRNSNEELEEHSLPKASQPSLKKYRQENKMVRVDASQSKLSSFMQSQPSSNYHDVMKKEFEYYSSSIVEDDTINTEQDIPEKESEEEPPNESNSILESPSKIATKIETNHLRQPVQVNLESIASLKNDLTLIIDKPLTNIFNNAVYVGIIDPLKRLCCFQYDVKLFLCDYAAVLLEFYYQIGLHEFCNFGEIEFDEPIKLIDILQPLYDKNDDLIPMDKVIDSVFLMKDMFREYFQIIIDNDKQLTTLPMLLVGVEPDFNKLPYLIYRLGAKINYGDEKDCLKGILRQIALFYLPEPTNDETKNNAFENQLESILFPEIKRQFLAPKNLLRDVIQIADLPGLYKVFERC from the coding sequence ATGACTGAACCCACTTGTACAATTAAGAGACTAGATGAATCAGTTATTAACAAAATTGCTGCTGGTGAAATCATTATACAACCAGCAAACGCGTTAAAGGAAATGTTGGAAAATTCGATTGATGCCAAGGCAACCATGATTGAAATATTAGTTAAAGATGGTggattaaaattattacaaattaCTGATAATGGCCATGGTATATCCAAAGTTGATTTACCTTTATTGTGTGAGAGATTTGCCACTTCGAAATTGAGtaaatttgaagatttggAATCTATTGCCACCTATGGATTCCGTGGTGAGGCATTAGCTAGTATTTCCCATATATCGAGATTATCAGTGATTACCAAACAACCAGATTCCAAAGTGGCATACAAAGCCTATTATATGAATGGCCAACTATGTAGTTCCAATTTCAAACCATCAAATACCAATGTTGAACCCAAACCAATTGCTGGGAAAGATGGAACCCAAATTATAgttgaagatttattttataatattcCATCAAGATTACGAGGactaaaatcaaaaagtGATGAGTTTGCCAAAATTTTGGATATTGTTGGTCGATATGCCATTCATTGTGAAACTGTGGGATTTAGTTGCAAAAAATATGGTGATCCATTACAACAGGTAAACACCCGTCCCAGTATGCCcattaaagaaagaatcaGAGTTGTATATGGATCAGGAATTGCcaatgaattattagaaattgATGGGATTTCAAATGGTGAATTGGGTTTAGTGAAAGTATCCGGTGTAATGACTAATGCCAAttataacaataaaaagaaaatccaACCgatattttttataaatCATAGACTTGTTACATGTGAGCCATTGAAAAGGGCAATTAATGCCGTGTTTCTGTATTTTTTGCCAAAGGGAAGTCATTCATTTTACTATCTTAGCTTGGAAATTAAACCAGAAAACCTCGATGTCAATGTCCATCCTACAAAACGAGAAGTTCGATTTttaaatgaagatgaaataattgatattattgttagtgAGATACATACAAAATTATCAAGTGTTGATACTTCaagaaaattcaaaacTCAGAGTATAATTACAAAGAGAAGGAATAGTAATGAAGAGTTGGAAGAACATCTGTTGCCAAAAGCACTGCAGCCATCTTTAAAGAAATATCGACAAGAAAACAAGATGGTGAGAGTAGATGCTAGTCAATCAAAATTGAGTTCATTTATGCAACTGCAACCATCACTGAATTACCATGATGTGATGAAGaaagaatttgaatattaCTCTTCTCTGATAGTTGAAGATGACACTATCAATACCGAGCAAGACATAcctgaaaaagaaagcGAGGAAGAACCCCCTAATGAATCTAACTCAATTTTAGAGTCGCCATCGAAAATAGCAACAAAAATTGAGACTAATCATTTACGTCAACCAGTACAAGTAAATTTAGAATCAATAGCTCTGTTGAAAAACGATTTGACTTTAATAATAGATAAACCATTgacaaatatttttaataatgcAGTTTATGTGGGGATAATTGATCCATTGAAACGATTATGTTGTTTCCAATATGATgtcaaattatttttatgtGATTATGCTGCGGTGTTATTggaattttattatcaaattggtCTACATgaattttgtaattttggagaaattgaatttgatgaaccaattaaattaattgatatattaCAACCATTATatgataaaaatgatgatttgataCCTATGGATAAAGTTATCGATTCAGTTTTCCTCATGAAAGATATGTTTAGagaatattttcaaattattattgacaaCGATAAACAATTGACAACATTACCAATGTTATTAGTTGGAGTTGAACCAgatttcaacaaattacCATATTTGATATACCGATTAGGTgctaaaatcaattatggAGATGAAAAGGATTGTTTAAAGGGTATATTGAGACAAATTGCATTGTTTTATTTACCGGAACCAACTAATGatgaaaccaaaaataatgcatttgaaaatcaattggagAGTATCTTGTTCCCGGAAATAAAACGACAGTTTTTAGCACCGAAAAACTTGCTTCGAGATGTGATACAAATTGCCGATTTACCAGGATTATATAAAGTTTTTGAAAGGTGTTAA
- a CDS encoding non-structural maintenance of chromosome element, putative (Similar to S. cerevisiae NSE4 (QRI2)), which produces MTDTQPRKLRKVTTQEQIEDYEKLRQRIKNHFKDALKGKGSAMSLHYIDEITELYKRVQSQKVRDTRVHLEDSEVFKEASDFAALNARNIVFDDSGIALDDREFFKCLRRFAVTDPSLLSRNDIGDNNDHDSYVNAEDDDDDDDDDDDSDEEEAITDEYTFNKTNWLKLGILYHQVSKKSISVDFLNGPLKAEKRKIVRTRNVDDTKSSGLAKTARQVQASDISGNEEQNTANMVKSVYQTYIEKYDGNGVNLFKFFINPRSFGQSVENLFYTSFLVKDGRLKLYVNDEGVPCIQRVSSDEIREAQLESNKIFTSHHIASFNYKAWKKYTQLYNIREAFLGHRDEPEDQMPPEDIIDYTEDEPIPTSQRRDSNLSE; this is translated from the coding sequence ATGACGGATACACAACCAAGAAAACTACGTAAAGTGACTACTcaagaacaaattgaagattATGAAAAACTTCGTCAACGAATTAAAAATCATTTCAAAGATGCTCTCAAGGGTAAAGGATCAGCTATGCTGTTGCattatattgatgaaataacCGAATTATATAAAAGAGTACAATCACAAAAAGTCAGAGACACAAGAGTTCATTTAGAAGATTCTGAAGTTTTCAAAGAAGCATCCGATTTTGCTGCATTGAATGCTCGAAATATAGTTTTCGATGATTCAGGAATTGCTCTTGATGATAGAGAATTTTTCAAGTGTTTAAGAAGATTTGCTGTTACTGATCCTAGTCTTTTAAGTCGTAACGATATAGGAGATAATAATGACCATGATAGTTATGTGAATGCAGAAGACGATgacgatgacgatgatgatgatgatgatctggacgaagaagaagccATTACTGATGAATATACCTTTAATAAAACCAATTGGTTAAAACTCGGAATCCTTTATCATCAAGTTAGTAAAAAATCTATACTGGTAGATTTTTTAAATGGACCATTAAAAGCAGAAAAGAGGAAAATTGTTCGAACAAGGAATGTTGATGATACCAAAAGTAGCGGATTGGCAAAAACTGCTCGACAAGTTCAAGCAAGTGATATTTCCGGCAATGAAGAACAAAATACTGCCAATATGGTCAAATCAGTTTATCAAACctatattgaaaaatatgatGGTAATGGAgtaaatttattcaaattttttataaacCCAAGATCATTTGGTCAAAGTGTGGAGAATTTATTTTACACAAGTTTCCTCGTTAAAGATGGTCGATTAAAGTTATACGTAAATGACGAAGGAGTGCCTTGTATTCAGAGAGTGAGCAGTGACGAAATAAGAGAGGCACAATTGGAAAgcaataaaatttttacaAGTCATCACATTGCTAGTTTTAATTACAAGGCTTGGAAGAAGTACACACAATTATATAACATAAGAGAAGCCTTTTTGGGGCATCGTGATGAACCTGAAGACCAAATGCCACCTGAagatataattgattacACTGAGGATGAACCCATACCGACATCTCAAAGAAGAGATCTGAATTTATCtgaatga
- a CDS encoding metalloprotease, putative (Similar to S. cerevisiae QRI7) yields MILNTFKIRCSLPLKRIPASLRTYRVMAIESSCDDSCVALLEKSHPDTPPKIIDQFKRTLHSADIGGILPTAAYNYHMATIANMVQEFCSKHQISALNPPDLLCVTRGPGMAGSLSTSTEFAKGLSVAWGVPLIGVHHMLGHLLTANLPKSEQPDSPPPKYPFLSLLCSGGHTMLVLSKSLTEHEIVVNVGDIAVGDSLDKCARELGMYGNMLGKELEKYINSIPEETRNRYEKLSVNTRIANPYNFRLTLPYSAPKYGIPEDVKFAFSHFLSNIQEYKAMHYNKSGGGEIDVALDEETKQFIAYKTQEFIFDHIVDRINIAFKKHGIKNRNSDGTFIGVKDFICSGGVAANKRLREKLRENLDFQEIGADNVNFHFPDLSLCTDNAIMIGAAGIEIFEKLRLRTDLSFLPIRKWPLNKLLDVDGWVRVEEEEFNRICKY; encoded by the coding sequence ATGATTTTAAATACTTTCAAAATTCGGTGTTCTCTACCGTTGAAAAGGATACCAGCTAGTTTACGAACTTATCGCGTTATGGCCATAGAATCGTCGTGTGACGATTCTTGTGTTGCCTTGCTTGAAAAATCTCATCCCGATACTCCACCCAAAATAATAGATCAATTTAAACGGACACTACATTCTGCTGATATAGGCGGTATATTACCCACAGCAGCTTATAATTATCATATGGCAACCATCGCCAATATGGTTCAAGAATTTTGCAGTAAACATCAAATATCAGCATTGAACCCTCCCGATTTACTTTGTGTTACTAGAGGTCCAGGAATGGCGGGATCTTTAAGTACTTCAACCGAATTTGCCAAAGGATTATCTGTTGCATGGGGTGTTCCATTAATTGGAGTTCATCATATGTTAGGCCATTTGTTGACTGCAAATTTGCCAAAACTGGAGCAACCAGattcaccaccaccaaagtATCCATTTTTAAGTTTATTATGTAGTGGTGGACATACTATGCTTGTGTTACTGAAATCATTAACTGAACACGAAATTGTTGTAAATGTTGGAGATATAGCCGTGGGAGACTCATTGGATAAATGTGCTCGTGAATTAGGAATGTATGGGAACATGTTAGgtaaagaattggaaaaatacATAAACTCTATTCCAGAAGAAACTAGAAATAgatatgaaaaattaagTGTAAACACAAGAATTGCCAATCCATACAATTTTAGGTTAACTCTACCTTATTCAGCACCCAAATATGGTATTCCAGAAGATGTGAAATTTGCATTTTCTCATTTTCTAAGTAACATTCAGGAATACAAAGCAATGCATTATAATAAAAGCGGAGGTGGTGAGATAGACGTGGCATTGGACGAAGAGactaaacaatttattgCATACAAAACACAGgaatttatatttgatcATATTGTTGATAGAATAAATATCGCATTCAAGAAACATGGCattaaaaatagaaatagtGATGGCACATTTATTGGGGTTAAAGACTTTATCTGTTCTGGTGGGGTTGCTGCAAATAAACGACTTCGAGAGAAATTACGAGAAAATCTTGATTTTCAAGAGATAGGTGCCGACAATGtgaattttcattttccaGATTTATCATTATGTACTGATAATGCGATAATGATTGGAGCTGCTGGCATAGagatttttgaaaaattacgTTTGAGAACTGATCTCAGTTTTTTACCTATAAGAAAATGGccattaaacaaattattagatGTTGATGGGTGGGTTAgagtagaagaagaagaatttaatagaatttgtaaatattaa